The following proteins come from a genomic window of Mycobacterium sp. DL:
- a CDS encoding PPOX class F420-dependent oxidoreductase, giving the protein MTRDVFDDKLLAVIAGNSLGVLATLKSDGRPQLSNVSYHFDARALTLSVSITEPRAKTRNLRRDPRAALHVSSDDGWAYAVAEGDAVLTPPAAEPDDDTVEGLIALYRSISGEHPDWDDYRRAMVDDRRVLMTLPISHVYGMPPGRR; this is encoded by the coding sequence ATGACGCGCGATGTCTTCGACGACAAGCTGCTGGCGGTGATCGCCGGCAACTCGTTGGGCGTGCTGGCCACCCTCAAGAGTGACGGGAGGCCGCAGCTGTCCAATGTCTCCTACCATTTCGACGCCCGCGCGCTGACCCTGTCGGTGTCGATCACCGAGCCCAGGGCCAAGACCCGCAACCTGCGTCGTGATCCGCGCGCTGCGCTGCACGTCAGTTCCGACGACGGCTGGGCCTACGCCGTTGCCGAAGGAGACGCGGTGCTGACCCCGCCGGCCGCCGAACCGGACGACGACACCGTCGAGGGACTGATTGCGCTGTACCGCAGCATTTCAGGGGAGCACCCGGACTGGGACGACTACCGCCGGGCGATGGTCGACGACCGGCGGGTCCTGATGACACTGCCCATCTCTCACGTCTACGGCATGCCGCCGGGGCGGCGCTGA
- a CDS encoding DUF5302 domain-containing protein has translation MASKGSAESAESSESAEDDTKRKFREALERKKAKSAEGSSHTDGGLKKPRAHGPVENRREFRRKSG, from the coding sequence ATGGCATCCAAGGGGTCGGCGGAGTCCGCAGAGTCTTCAGAGTCCGCCGAGGACGACACGAAGCGCAAGTTCCGCGAGGCGCTCGAACGCAAGAAGGCGAAGTCGGCCGAGGGCTCGTCCCACACCGACGGCGGCCTCAAGAAGCCACGCGCGCACGGGCCGGTCGAGAACCGTCGCGAATTCCGCCGCAAGAGCGGCTGA
- a CDS encoding TetR/AcrR family transcriptional regulator codes for MSGQRLRRHRAPRGSGDQLGDEILDAATDLLLDTGDAKAVSIRSVAHRVGVTPPSIYLHFADKDALLDAVCARYFEKLDEEMQGVSGALGEGGQSAVDVLRAQGLAYVRFALKNPELYRIALMGEGSPGSDVDMTLNTSAFVHMRASVQALIDEGIYPPGDPTTFALELWTVSHGVVALMISRPYLPWADAEEFAERVLRAVCLGQIVSGAIGPTDAPSETVNWLKEVVDERRRR; via the coding sequence GTGAGTGGCCAACGGCTGCGGCGCCACCGCGCCCCCCGTGGATCGGGTGATCAACTCGGCGACGAGATCCTCGATGCGGCAACCGATCTGCTGTTGGATACCGGTGACGCCAAAGCGGTGTCGATCCGGTCGGTGGCTCACCGGGTCGGGGTGACGCCACCGTCGATCTACCTGCACTTCGCCGACAAGGACGCACTGCTCGACGCCGTGTGCGCGCGGTACTTCGAGAAACTCGACGAGGAGATGCAGGGCGTCTCGGGCGCCCTCGGTGAGGGTGGTCAATCGGCCGTCGACGTGTTGCGGGCGCAGGGTCTGGCCTACGTCCGCTTTGCCCTGAAAAACCCTGAGCTGTACCGCATCGCGTTGATGGGGGAGGGCAGTCCCGGCAGCGATGTCGACATGACGCTGAACACGTCGGCTTTTGTGCACATGCGCGCGTCGGTTCAGGCGCTGATCGACGAGGGGATCTATCCGCCGGGGGACCCCACCACCTTCGCCCTGGAGTTGTGGACCGTCTCGCACGGCGTCGTGGCGCTGATGATCTCGCGTCCGTACCTCCCCTGGGCAGATGCCGAGGAGTTCGCCGAGCGAGTGTTGCGTGCGGTCTGCCTCGGGCAGATCGTGTCCGGGGCCATCGGGCCCACCGATGCGCCGTCGGAGACGGTGAACTGGCTCAAGGAGGTCGTTGATGAGCGACGTCGTCGATAA
- a CDS encoding class I SAM-dependent methyltransferase has product MTGKHAVDLTGVSETALMTLMVRASEARRPDAILDDPMAIHLVDSIDYDFAKFGFTRRQDMALRALVFDKYTRRYLVDHPEATVVALAEGLQTSFHRLDAAGGDTSRFRWLTVDLPPMVELRRKLLPSSDRVRLCAQSALDFSWMDQVDPEHGVFITAEGLLMYLQPDEAMALITECAARFPGGQMIFDLPPSAAAALVRRGVRTSLRYRVPPMPFTLSVAEVADLVNTVPGVRAVHDLPAPQGRGRLLNALLWTVQRIPLLDPVRPLTTLLEFG; this is encoded by the coding sequence ATGACCGGAAAGCACGCCGTCGACCTCACCGGGGTGTCCGAGACCGCTCTGATGACGCTGATGGTGCGCGCCAGCGAGGCCAGGAGGCCTGACGCCATCCTCGACGACCCGATGGCGATTCACCTCGTCGACTCGATCGACTACGACTTCGCCAAGTTCGGTTTCACCCGACGCCAGGATATGGCGTTGCGCGCGTTGGTGTTCGACAAGTACACCCGCCGCTACCTCGTCGACCATCCCGAGGCCACCGTCGTCGCGCTCGCCGAGGGGCTGCAGACGAGCTTCCATCGACTCGATGCCGCCGGCGGCGACACGAGCCGGTTCCGCTGGCTGACCGTGGATCTCCCCCCGATGGTCGAACTGCGACGCAAGCTCCTGCCGTCCTCCGATCGGGTGCGGTTGTGTGCGCAATCGGCCCTGGACTTCAGCTGGATGGACCAGGTGGATCCCGAGCACGGTGTGTTCATCACCGCCGAGGGACTGCTGATGTACCTGCAACCCGACGAGGCGATGGCGCTCATCACCGAGTGCGCGGCGCGGTTCCCCGGCGGCCAGATGATCTTCGACCTGCCGCCGTCGGCCGCCGCCGCGCTGGTTCGGCGCGGCGTGCGGACATCTCTGCGCTACCGGGTACCGCCCATGCCGTTCACGCTGTCAGTCGCGGAGGTGGCCGATCTGGTCAACACGGTTCCGGGGGTTCGGGCGGTCCACGACCTGCCGGCCCCGCAGGGTCGCGGGCGCCTACTCAACGCCTTGCTCTGGACGGTTCAGCGGATCCCGCTGCTCGACCCGGTGCGGCCGCTGACGACGCTGCTCGAGTTCGGCTGA
- a CDS encoding NAD-dependent deacylase: MQVTVFSGAGISAESGVPTFRDVETGLWAEVDPYEISSAQGWHDHPERVWAWYLWRHHMMRTVAPNNAHRAVAAWEDYAGVHVVTQNVDNLHERAGSNQVYHVHGSLFEFHCDRCRSAYRGEVPAMPEPVESVDPPRCECGGLIRPDVVWFGEALPDDAWQRSVDAVVNADLVVAVGTSSVVYPAAGLPEMAVANGTPVIEVNPEATPLSSSATVTLRESAATALPGLLQRLPALLG, from the coding sequence GTGCAGGTGACGGTATTCAGCGGGGCGGGCATTTCAGCCGAGAGCGGCGTGCCGACGTTCCGCGACGTCGAAACCGGTCTGTGGGCCGAGGTCGACCCCTATGAGATCTCCAGCGCTCAGGGGTGGCACGACCACCCGGAGCGGGTGTGGGCCTGGTATCTGTGGCGCCACCACATGATGCGCACCGTCGCACCCAACAATGCCCATCGCGCCGTCGCCGCCTGGGAGGACTACGCCGGCGTCCACGTCGTGACCCAGAACGTCGACAACCTTCACGAGCGCGCCGGCAGCAATCAGGTGTATCACGTCCACGGAAGCTTGTTCGAATTCCATTGCGACCGGTGCCGATCCGCGTACCGCGGCGAGGTGCCCGCGATGCCCGAACCGGTCGAGTCGGTGGATCCGCCGCGCTGCGAGTGCGGCGGGCTGATCCGGCCCGACGTGGTGTGGTTCGGCGAAGCGCTGCCCGATGACGCCTGGCAGCGGTCGGTCGACGCGGTGGTCAATGCCGACCTGGTGGTGGCCGTCGGCACTTCGTCGGTGGTGTATCCGGCGGCCGGACTGCCCGAGATGGCGGTCGCCAACGGCACCCCGGTGATCGAGGTCAATCCCGAGGCCACCCCGCTGTCGAGCAGTGCGACGGTGACGCTGCGCGAGTCAGCGGCGACCGCGCTGCCGGGGCTGTTGCAGCGGCTGCCGGCACTGCTGGGCTGA
- a CDS encoding GntR family transcriptional regulator, with amino-acid sequence MAELGDWVRVDPHDARPLFDQLRSQIIEGIRDGELAPGTRLPTVRDLAGQINLAVNTVARAYRELEAAGILETRGRFGTFVARSDPADAAMATAANTFVSAARALGVDKGEALRYVETAFG; translated from the coding sequence GTGGCCGAATTGGGGGATTGGGTACGCGTCGATCCGCACGATGCCAGGCCGCTTTTCGACCAGCTCAGATCACAGATCATCGAAGGCATCCGGGACGGGGAACTGGCCCCGGGCACCCGGCTACCGACGGTCCGTGATCTGGCCGGTCAGATCAACCTGGCAGTCAACACCGTGGCGCGCGCGTACCGAGAGTTGGAAGCAGCAGGCATTCTTGAAACCAGGGGTCGCTTCGGCACTTTCGTGGCGCGGTCCGACCCGGCCGATGCCGCGATGGCAACAGCGGCCAACACGTTCGTGTCGGCGGCACGGGCGCTGGGCGTCGACAAAGGTGAGGCGCTGCGTTATGTGGAGACGGCTTTCGGCTGA
- a CDS encoding LytTR family DNA-binding domain-containing protein, with translation MTKPQQHSLTVLAVDDEAPALDELAYLLGRHPDIGEVLRAGDATSALRELNARTIDAVFLDINMPGLSGIEMAGVLTNFSRPPAIVFVTAHDDKAIAAFDVGAVDYLLKPIREHRLDEAIRRVVTAQATATTGAPPADGTDVRETDSDVVPAELGGVTHLVPRDSIGWIEAEGDYARLHSSSGSHLVRIPLSTLETRWREHGFQRVHRSYLVALRLVTGLRTIDGGVLVRLKANGASPPVELPVSRRQARELRDRVVRNPMRSLRPAGSGDD, from the coding sequence ATGACGAAGCCACAGCAGCATTCGCTGACCGTGCTCGCCGTCGACGACGAAGCCCCGGCGCTCGACGAACTGGCCTATCTGCTCGGCAGGCATCCCGATATCGGCGAGGTACTGCGTGCCGGCGACGCCACGTCGGCGCTGCGAGAACTCAACGCGCGCACCATCGACGCGGTCTTCCTCGACATCAACATGCCCGGGTTGTCAGGTATCGAAATGGCCGGGGTGCTGACCAACTTCTCCCGACCGCCCGCCATCGTGTTCGTGACGGCCCACGACGACAAGGCGATCGCCGCCTTCGATGTGGGCGCCGTGGACTATCTGCTCAAACCCATCCGGGAACACCGCCTCGACGAAGCGATCCGGAGGGTGGTGACGGCGCAGGCCACGGCGACCACCGGTGCGCCGCCTGCCGATGGCACCGACGTCAGGGAAACCGATTCCGACGTCGTCCCTGCCGAACTGGGCGGCGTCACCCATCTGGTGCCCCGCGACAGCATCGGCTGGATCGAAGCGGAGGGCGACTATGCGCGACTGCACTCCTCGTCGGGTTCGCATCTGGTGCGTATTCCCCTCAGCACTCTCGAAACCCGTTGGCGTGAACACGGTTTCCAGCGGGTGCACCGCTCGTACCTGGTGGCCCTCCGGCTGGTCACCGGGCTGCGCACCATAGACGGCGGGGTGCTGGTGCGGCTGAAGGCCAACGGAGCCTCACCGCCGGTAGAGCTTCCCGTCAGCCGCAGGCAGGCCCGTGAACTGCGTGACCGGGTGGTGCGCAATCCGATGCGCAGCCTGCGACCTGCCGGCAGCGGCGATGACTAG
- a CDS encoding cation acetate symporter — MTTLLAQSETVGNPIANIGIFSLFVIVTMVVVIRASKKNATADEFFTGGRGFSGTQNGIAIAGDYLSAASFLGIAGAIAVYGYDGFLYSIGFLVAWLVALLLVAELLRNTGKFTMADVLSFRLKQRPVRLAAATNTLTVSLFYLLAQMAGAGGLVALLLDIQSRAGQSVVIAVVGVLMITYVLVGGMKGTTWVQIIKAVLLIAGAGIMTIMVFAKFGANFSEILGAAQSAISGATTAGVADRDVLAPGAQYGGSLTSQINFISLAIALVLGTAGLPHVLMRFYTVPTAKEARRSVVWAIALIGAFYLFTLVLGYGAAALVGPDRILSAAGGVNSAAPLLAFELGGVILLGVISAVAFATILAVVAGLTITASASFAHDIYATLRKSRKVTEAEQVRVSRITAVVLGALSIGLGILANGQNVAFLVALAFAVAAAANLPTIVYSLYWRRFNTRGALWSMYGGLISTIVLIVFSPAVSGSPTAMIPGVDFSWFPLANPGIVSIPLAFILGIVGTFTSPDDEDPKVAAEMEVRSLTGIGAEKAVAH; from the coding sequence ATGACCACGCTCCTTGCGCAATCCGAGACGGTCGGCAACCCGATCGCCAACATCGGCATTTTCAGCCTGTTCGTCATCGTCACCATGGTGGTGGTGATCCGGGCCAGTAAGAAGAACGCCACGGCCGACGAGTTCTTCACCGGTGGCCGAGGCTTCTCGGGCACGCAGAACGGCATCGCGATCGCGGGTGACTACCTGTCGGCCGCCAGCTTCCTCGGCATCGCCGGCGCGATCGCGGTGTACGGCTACGACGGCTTCCTGTACTCGATCGGCTTTCTGGTGGCCTGGTTGGTCGCCCTGCTTCTGGTAGCCGAATTGCTGCGCAACACAGGCAAATTCACGATGGCCGATGTGCTGAGCTTCCGACTGAAGCAGCGGCCGGTGCGCCTCGCCGCGGCGACCAACACGTTGACGGTGTCGCTGTTCTACCTGCTCGCCCAGATGGCAGGCGCGGGTGGCCTGGTGGCCTTGCTGCTCGACATCCAGAGCCGGGCGGGCCAGTCGGTCGTCATCGCCGTCGTCGGCGTGCTGATGATCACCTACGTGCTGGTCGGCGGCATGAAAGGCACCACCTGGGTGCAGATCATCAAGGCGGTCCTGCTGATCGCGGGTGCGGGAATCATGACGATCATGGTGTTCGCGAAGTTCGGCGCGAACTTCTCCGAGATCCTCGGCGCTGCGCAGTCGGCGATCAGCGGCGCCACCACTGCCGGAGTGGCCGACCGTGACGTGCTCGCCCCCGGCGCGCAGTACGGCGGTTCGCTGACCTCGCAGATCAACTTCATCTCGTTGGCAATTGCCCTGGTGCTCGGCACCGCGGGTCTGCCGCACGTGCTGATGCGCTTCTACACGGTGCCCACCGCCAAGGAAGCGCGGCGCTCAGTGGTGTGGGCGATCGCCCTCATCGGCGCCTTCTACCTGTTCACCCTGGTTCTGGGTTACGGGGCGGCGGCACTGGTCGGACCGGACCGAATCCTCAGCGCGGCAGGTGGAGTGAACTCGGCGGCCCCGCTGCTGGCATTCGAACTGGGCGGCGTGATCCTGCTGGGTGTCATATCGGCGGTGGCGTTCGCAACCATCCTGGCGGTGGTGGCCGGCTTGACGATCACCGCCTCCGCGTCGTTCGCCCACGACATCTACGCCACGCTGAGGAAGAGCCGTAAGGTCACCGAGGCGGAGCAGGTGCGGGTCTCGCGGATCACCGCGGTCGTGCTCGGCGCACTGTCGATCGGACTCGGCATCCTGGCCAACGGTCAGAACGTCGCGTTCCTGGTGGCGCTCGCGTTCGCGGTCGCCGCGGCGGCGAACCTGCCGACGATCGTCTACTCGCTGTACTGGAGGCGGTTCAACACCCGTGGCGCGTTGTGGAGCATGTACGGCGGTCTGATCTCGACCATCGTGCTGATCGTCTTCTCGCCCGCAGTGTCAGGGTCGCCGACGGCGATGATCCCCGGCGTCGACTTCTCCTGGTTCCCGCTGGCCAACCCGGGCATCGTGTCGATCCCGCTGGCCTTCATCCTGGGCATCGTCGGAACGTTCACCTCACCCGATGACGAGGATCCGAAGGTCGCCGCCGAGATGGAGGTGCGGTCGCTCACCGGGATCGGCGCCGAGAAGGCGGTCGCCCACTAA
- a CDS encoding class I SAM-dependent methyltransferase gives MSDVVDNPFFARLWTVMSTREPESLRRLRRENLAGLSGRVLEVGAGTGTNFEFYPDTVSEVVAVEPEHRLAALAERAAATASVPVTVSTRTVEQFRDGGQFDAVVCSLVLCSVDDPEQVVGQLFSMLRPGGELRYLEHIAGVGARARLQRVADATVWPRLLGNCHTHRHTEETITGAGFRVSGARREWTFPAWVPLPVAEFAIGTAVKPG, from the coding sequence ATGAGCGACGTCGTCGATAACCCGTTCTTCGCGCGGCTGTGGACCGTGATGTCGACGCGCGAGCCCGAATCGCTGCGTCGGTTGCGGCGTGAGAACCTGGCCGGACTCTCCGGCAGGGTCCTGGAGGTCGGTGCGGGTACCGGGACCAACTTCGAGTTCTATCCCGACACCGTCAGCGAGGTGGTGGCCGTCGAACCCGAGCACCGACTCGCGGCGCTGGCCGAACGCGCGGCAGCCACCGCGTCCGTCCCGGTGACCGTCAGCACCCGCACCGTCGAACAGTTCCGCGACGGCGGGCAGTTCGACGCCGTGGTGTGCTCACTGGTGCTGTGTTCGGTCGATGATCCCGAACAGGTTGTCGGGCAACTGTTCTCGATGCTCCGACCCGGTGGCGAACTGCGCTACCTCGAGCACATCGCCGGTGTCGGCGCCCGGGCCCGGCTGCAGCGGGTCGCCGACGCCACCGTCTGGCCGAGACTGCTGGGCAACTGCCACACACACCGGCACACCGAGGAGACGATCACCGGCGCGGGTTTCCGTGTCTCCGGTGCCCGCCGCGAGTGGACCTTTCCCGCGTGGGTGCCGTTGCCGGTTGCCGAGTTCGCGATCGGCACCGCGGTCAAGCCCGGATAG
- a CDS encoding class I SAM-dependent methyltransferase, producing MARFSSIDGGILDGVSATTLWTLRNRAGEAKRSDGVIRDPWAITLFDAIDYDYPKFGRPDQVHALRARAFDAATRDYLTSHPKASVVALAEGLQTSYWRLGGHGGLTGSTWYSIDLSPVMELRARLLPAEDHIVGLAQSALDLSWMDRVDATHGVFITAEGLLMYLQPEEALGLIRECAQRFPGGAMMFDSIPRWFSNRTLRGLNLSERYVAPPMPFALSADEGVALAGGVAGVKVAHDVRLPAGRGWFRFASWPPLDRGVMRRIRPSVTLLEFG from the coding sequence ATGGCCCGATTCTCCTCGATCGACGGCGGCATCCTCGACGGCGTGTCCGCCACCACGCTGTGGACCCTGCGCAACCGTGCCGGCGAAGCCAAACGTTCCGACGGGGTCATCCGCGACCCGTGGGCGATCACCCTGTTCGACGCCATCGACTACGACTACCCGAAGTTCGGCAGGCCAGATCAGGTGCACGCTCTGCGGGCCAGGGCGTTCGACGCCGCGACCCGCGACTATCTGACGAGTCACCCGAAGGCCTCGGTGGTGGCTCTCGCCGAGGGTCTTCAGACCAGCTACTGGCGGTTGGGCGGGCACGGCGGACTCACCGGGTCGACGTGGTATTCGATCGACCTGTCTCCTGTCATGGAGTTGCGGGCTCGGCTCCTGCCTGCAGAGGACCACATCGTCGGGCTGGCCCAGTCGGCGTTGGACCTCAGCTGGATGGATCGCGTGGACGCGACGCACGGGGTGTTCATCACCGCCGAGGGGTTGCTGATGTACCTGCAACCAGAGGAGGCGCTCGGCCTGATCCGCGAGTGTGCGCAGCGATTCCCCGGCGGCGCGATGATGTTCGATTCGATCCCGCGGTGGTTCAGCAACCGCACACTGCGCGGTCTGAACCTGTCCGAGCGCTACGTGGCGCCGCCGATGCCGTTTGCGCTGAGCGCCGACGAAGGTGTCGCCCTGGCCGGTGGCGTCGCAGGGGTGAAGGTTGCCCACGATGTGCGGCTGCCCGCTGGTCGCGGCTGGTTCCGGTTCGCCTCGTGGCCGCCGCTTGACCGCGGGGTGATGCGCAGGATCCGGCCCAGCGTCACGCTGCTGGAATTCGGCTGA
- a CDS encoding DUF485 domain-containing protein, whose product MSETDSPIIRPEAISGERYLEVQASPEFQELRSRLRRFVFPMTAIFLLWYALYVALGAFASDFMGTRVWGDVNIGLIIGLGQFLSTFVITGLYVRFANRELDPRSSKIRAQLEEELLK is encoded by the coding sequence GTGTCCGAGACAGATTCTCCTATTATTCGCCCGGAAGCGATCAGCGGTGAACGCTATCTGGAAGTCCAAGCCAGTCCCGAGTTCCAGGAACTGCGAAGTAGGCTGCGCCGCTTCGTGTTCCCCATGACGGCGATCTTCCTGCTCTGGTACGCCCTCTACGTCGCCCTGGGCGCCTTCGCCAGTGACTTCATGGGTACGCGGGTGTGGGGGGATGTCAACATCGGGCTGATCATCGGTCTGGGCCAGTTCCTCTCCACCTTCGTGATCACCGGCCTGTACGTGCGGTTCGCCAACCGCGAACTCGATCCGCGGTCGAGCAAGATCCGCGCCCAACTCGAGGAAGAGCTGCTCAAATGA
- a CDS encoding cation acetate symporter, protein MTGSPLTAAALLAAALATVAIGVYGVRFSRTTSDFLVASRSVGPQWNAAAISGEYLSAASFLGVAGLIAKYGADALWYPVGFTAGYLGLLLFVASPLRRSGAYTVPDFAEFRLGSARLRKVAMLVVVVICIFYLVPQYQGAGLALKTLLGTPVWLGPLAVGAIVITNVVAGGMRSITFVQAFQYWLKLTAVAIPALALAGLFLSDRTGDLGGPLPPTVQQETTVTIETDVVVQVAQPAGITVTGTLDDRRVDAATISRPGEHTLGAGSTLTVAAGAATPVLAGTPAAGSDWIASGGGFGGHHPLYQVLSIMVATFLGTMGLPHVLVRFYTNPDGRAARRTALAVIALLSLFYLFPTLLGVFSRLYVPQLLITGAADAAVLLAPSSAIAGAAGQLLAALVAAGAIAAFLATSSGLLVSFAGALATDVLPGRVRDFRVAAVIGGLIPIPLALAASGEMELSRSVGLAFAVAASTLCPLLVLGIWWRGLTAVGAMWGLAVGGVLSGGAVTVAVAGGINDEALGGWPAVLIDYPAAVSVPLAFATMIVVSRLTRSAVPVDVAPIFARMHVPENLGMGIERLPRG, encoded by the coding sequence ATGACCGGGTCCCCGCTGACCGCCGCGGCGCTGCTGGCTGCGGCGTTGGCCACCGTGGCGATCGGCGTCTACGGCGTGCGCTTCTCCCGCACCACATCCGACTTCCTCGTCGCGTCACGCTCGGTGGGGCCGCAGTGGAATGCCGCCGCCATATCCGGCGAATACCTCTCGGCTGCATCATTTCTCGGTGTAGCCGGACTGATCGCCAAGTACGGTGCAGACGCGCTGTGGTATCCGGTCGGGTTCACCGCCGGCTACCTCGGGCTGCTGCTGTTCGTCGCGTCCCCGCTGCGACGGTCGGGGGCCTACACGGTCCCGGACTTCGCCGAGTTCCGACTCGGCTCCGCGCGCCTGCGCAAGGTGGCGATGCTCGTCGTCGTCGTGATCTGCATCTTCTACCTGGTACCGCAGTACCAGGGAGCAGGTCTGGCGTTGAAAACCCTTCTGGGCACACCGGTATGGCTGGGACCACTCGCCGTCGGCGCCATCGTGATCACCAACGTCGTTGCCGGAGGGATGCGCTCGATCACGTTCGTGCAGGCATTCCAGTACTGGCTCAAGCTGACCGCGGTGGCGATCCCCGCGCTGGCATTGGCGGGTCTGTTCCTCTCCGACCGCACTGGTGACCTGGGAGGGCCGCTGCCCCCGACGGTGCAGCAGGAGACGACGGTGACCATCGAGACCGACGTCGTCGTGCAGGTCGCCCAGCCCGCCGGGATCACGGTCACGGGCACCCTCGACGATCGACGCGTCGACGCGGCAACCATCAGTCGGCCGGGTGAGCACACGCTGGGCGCGGGCAGCACGCTGACCGTGGCCGCGGGCGCAGCCACACCGGTGCTGGCCGGCACACCGGCCGCAGGTAGCGACTGGATCGCCTCGGGAGGTGGGTTCGGCGGTCACCACCCGCTGTACCAAGTGCTGTCCATCATGGTCGCGACGTTCCTGGGCACCATGGGACTGCCCCACGTGCTGGTCCGCTTCTACACCAATCCTGACGGGCGCGCCGCTCGTCGCACCGCGCTCGCCGTGATCGCCCTGCTGTCGCTGTTCTATCTGTTCCCCACGCTGCTGGGTGTCTTCTCCCGGCTCTACGTTCCGCAGTTGTTGATCACCGGGGCCGCCGACGCGGCAGTGCTGCTGGCACCGTCGTCGGCGATCGCGGGGGCCGCAGGGCAGTTGCTCGCTGCGCTCGTCGCCGCCGGCGCGATCGCCGCATTCCTGGCGACCTCGTCCGGCCTGCTGGTCAGTTTCGCAGGAGCGCTGGCCACCGACGTGCTTCCCGGGCGGGTCCGCGACTTCCGGGTGGCGGCGGTGATCGGTGGGCTGATCCCGATCCCGCTGGCGCTGGCCGCATCCGGCGAGATGGAGTTGTCCCGCAGCGTCGGTCTGGCCTTCGCGGTCGCGGCGTCGACCCTGTGCCCACTGCTCGTGCTCGGCATCTGGTGGCGCGGGCTGACCGCGGTGGGCGCCATGTGGGGCCTCGCCGTGGGCGGGGTGTTGTCCGGCGGAGCGGTGACCGTCGCCGTGGCGGGCGGGATCAACGACGAGGCGCTGGGCGGCTGGCCGGCCGTGCTGATCGACTATCCCGCCGCGGTCAGCGTCCCGCTGGCTTTCGCCACGATGATCGTCGTCAGCCGTCTCACCCGATCGGCGGTCCCTGTGGACGTCGCGCCGATCTTCGCCCGGATGCACGTACCCGAGAACCTCGGCATGGGCATCGAGCGGCTGCCCAGGGGCTGA
- a CDS encoding DUF1697 domain-containing protein — MTRYAAFLRGVNVGGVNLKMAAVAEALQQVGFTNVTTILASGNVLLDSRSATAKVRKQAEQALRDEFGYDAWVLVYPVDALAGISEAYPFEREVADHHSYVTFVSDDDVLAELAALADGPHPDEKVQLGDGVVYWQVPRSSTLQSTIGKTMGKKRYKSSTTTRNLRTINKVLRGPGMDVR; from the coding sequence ATGACGCGCTACGCGGCGTTCCTGCGCGGGGTCAATGTGGGCGGAGTGAACCTGAAGATGGCCGCTGTGGCCGAGGCGCTACAGCAGGTCGGATTCACGAATGTGACGACGATACTGGCCAGCGGCAACGTCCTGCTCGACAGCCGATCCGCGACAGCTAAGGTCAGAAAACAGGCCGAGCAGGCGCTGCGTGATGAATTCGGTTACGACGCTTGGGTACTCGTCTACCCAGTGGATGCGCTTGCCGGAATCTCTGAGGCGTACCCGTTCGAGCGGGAGGTCGCCGACCACCATTCCTACGTGACGTTCGTCAGCGACGACGACGTGCTGGCCGAGCTCGCAGCGCTCGCCGACGGGCCGCACCCCGACGAGAAGGTTCAGCTCGGCGACGGCGTGGTGTACTGGCAGGTGCCGCGCTCCTCGACCCTGCAGAGCACCATCGGCAAGACGATGGGCAAGAAGCGCTACAAGTCTTCGACCACCACGCGCAACCTGCGCACAATCAACAAGGTCCTGCGTGGGCCGGGGATGGATGTCCGATGA